AAACTACAAACAATACTAAGCTAAGCActgttattacttttaaaatctaagtttctagaagttttatttttcaatcaatACAAAATGATCTAGTTCACACTATTAACTACccaaaaactgtttaaaaaactaaatattcttTGTTAAAGAGAAGATTACAAGAAATGTTTtctatgttctcattttaaaaaacaagattctGGTATACATGtggaatttaaatataaattcttaCATGGTGGCTAAAATCTTGACAACTTTTAGCCTGATACAACATAAATCAACAGTTATTATGCATAAACAattcaaaattaaagtttataataGAAATGTCAACAAGTCATAAATATGACACATCAATACTAATGGGTTCCACTATACTTCCAGCAGGCACAGCAGATGTGCACATCTGATAGACAGACTACTTAGAAAATTAAAGCTATCAGAGCTATAATAaggaatacataaatataaacatagcAATGCCAAAGCATTagggccattaaaaaaaaagatgcaatgcAAACACATTTGATAGTTCTCTCTGTGAGTCACTTTCCACTGATTTATAAAGCTAtggttttataattcttttttaaaaaaggaaaatttttctaCACTGCTGCATGCAGTAATTTCACTGTACATTCTTGACTAAAATGCAGTCTTCAAATTCTCTTGAGGAATTTGACATATCTCCTCAGGATCTCTCCAGAAAGTCAGCTTGTCATATTTTCAGCAGCCTTTAGTGCTTTAGTAGCCTTGCGGAGTTCCTTAATAACAGATGATAAAGCTTCTGGGTTAATTCCTTGTTCACAAAGCCGTACACAAATAGACAGTGTTTCCATATCTAAGCCAGTATTCAAAATTCTTGAAATCTCAAGCAGAACATCCATGGTTTCCCTCACCGCATTCAAATTTGCCGCTGCGGTTCCCGACGACCTGGCGCCACTGCCATTTGCCATGGCGGAGGCTGAGGGAGgctctgttttcatttttgagtATCTAAATTTTCCAGTTTTTCACTATGATAGCTAGTTCTGAAGTAAACgaaggtttttttccccttgattttGAATTTGATAGAATTTATTTCAAGTGGAAGAATTTATTAGGTCATTGAAGTGATTTAAATGACTTGATAATAAAATgatttacaatatattttattgtaaatgatGCAATAcaacaaaaatcatatgaaagTGCTGATtccaaaatgttttgtttttggattttattactaacttattgataatttaaaagataaaaataacacattGTATTTGTgatttgtagttttaatttttaaaaaatactttctttattttttagttgtagttagacacaatacctttatttatttatttatttatttatctatctatctatctatgtattatgtggttctgaggagcaaagccagggccttgcacgtggtaggtgagcactctactgctgagccacaaccccagccctgtagttttaaatttttggatAAGCTTTGGAATTTTTCAGGTTTGCTTcttagaatttcttctttttgaaattgTCTTTGCACATTAATTATCTTTGCACATTAATCTTTtgaggcattctttttttttttgtttgtttggtgctagaggctttaccactgagcttcatccctaacccatctaaatttttattttgagacagtctaagTTGtggtaaggctggctttgaacttgagatttacCTGCGTTAACCTCCCCAGtagggattacaggaatgtatcACCATACCCTGCTTGAGGTCTTTTCTTTTGGACTTatttaagcattaaaaatattaatctattttatttatagcatatattttctcaaatctgtcatttttattttacattaaatttgattttcttatttttgccatttctttTATACTTAGAAATTTCTTGCCTGCCTGAAGTCAAATATCAGtcttcagttcttttaaaaatttttatgttgatattaatttttcttttttaaataataaaaaatactttaagcCATTTACTTCTAAACACAGCTGTGAATTTATGATATGGGTTTGATACTCActttccatgtttatttttttttctaaataatctgGTTTTGTATTTTAGGTTTCCTTTTAAATTCATTGTTAATCTAGGTGATTTCCAGATATTTGGGAACTTTTGTTTGTACttgttttgaagttttgtttttttacttttggttAAAGAATGTGGTCTTTAAAACTtgctcttattttaaattatttgtaatctTTAGACCTAATATATTATCTTCATAGAATTGTTTGAAGATTATATGAGGCATTATGAATACAGATTTGAGTGTAGTAACTGGCACATAGTCAGTGCTTACTAATTGTTAGTTTGTTACTATTTTCCAGATTTGGAAAGTCATCTTTTATTATACCTATAAAATGATTGCTTTTGTCctttttgcttaattttcttgTTCAGAAGTAGCTGTTATTTATAGGTTGAATATCTTAATAGGTTGAATGTCTTAATAGGTTGAATATCTATGATAAGCCACTATACAGTTTGAAGACACATTTCAAAGCGAGGccacattttagttttaaatcaaaaattttatttttgctatgcGGGGCATTGAACTTAGGTCCTCACAATAGCTCtgcaattgagctatatccccaaccgaAAGGAtgctttttaaagagaatttaagTTATTtggataatttctttttaacatgCCTATCTTCTATATGGACTTATGGAAGTCTAAATGTAAATATACTTTCCAACAGTAAGATCATAAATTTAACACTCACTTAGAGTTAATATTCTGCATTCAGTTTTCAGGAAGCCAGCTGTTTTACACAAACAGTAATTATTTCTCGCAACATATTAGTGATAACAAGGGAgactaaaattagaaaaatggctTTTAAGTATCCTATTGAGAAAAGCACCATTATTTTCATGTGCAAAAGACAGGTTTTTAATTAAAGTATTTTTGGAAGGATAATACATGTATATGGTATGAAATTCAAAGGGACAAAGAAGCACATGGGAAAAGTTTCTTACTCATTGTCTTCCTGCTATCTGGTTTCCCTCTCCAGAATCATCACTATTTTCTTGTATATGTTTTCAGAGATACTTTATGTATATACAGTaatatttgtatgtgcacatatTTTAGTCATGTAGTTCTTAATTagaattatttgtatttataatcctaatttatttgtataaaattctGGATATGTCTTAGAGTAATGACTGATTTATGacttaagaaaacatttaaaatgaaatcttggcttaaaaaaatgtgttttttcctAGGagtcttaaaaatagaaaaatgactataaaaatccaggtgattaattttaaaacaaatatataaattaatttaaatatgggCATGGAAGTGTGCCTATTGGtattaacacataaaaataattaccaaacaaaatgaaaaaaaaaaaaaaatagtcaatcattaaaaaatgtcagaaatgaaataaaataaaaattggattaTAATGTCactcttctgtttccttttagGAGTGAACTGGAGTCTATGAAAGAAGAGCTAAAACAGAAAGGAGATGAAGTTAAATTTAAATTGGACAAGAGCGAAGAAAATGtatgttatatttaataatatgtacTCAGAATCTCAAATCATAAAACACCAccattatgtctttaaaaaagtGACATATACTGTTGTGTAAATAAGTTGTGATATGGGGACTGTCTTA
This sequence is a window from Marmota flaviventris isolate mMarFla1 chromosome 10, mMarFla1.hap1, whole genome shotgun sequence. Protein-coding genes within it:
- the LOC114096743 gene encoding mitotic-spindle organizing protein 1-like yields the protein MANGSGARSSGTAAANLNAVRETMDVLLEISRILNTGLDMETLSICVRLCEQGINPEALSSVIKELRKATKALKAAENMTS